CTTCGGTCTCCCGGTGGGGGCTGGCCACCGAGCCCGCGTCCAGGTGGTCACGGCCAATGACCACGGGGGCCTTGAGTCGTCCTGTCCTCACCATCTCATTGAACTTCAGGCCAGCCAGGTGGCGCTCACCGGCCCCCAGCCAGCAGATCCGCGCCGGGAGCCCCTGGAAGGCCACCTGGGTGCGGGCCGCCTCCAGCCAGCGCGAAAGTCCGGGCCTGCCTGGGAAGAGCTCCAGCACGGCCTCGTCCGTGGCCAGAATGTCCGCCGGATCCCCTGAGAGGGCCACCCAGCGGAAGGGGCCGGTGCCCCGGCAGAAGAGGGGGCGGATGAAGGCGGGCACGAAGCCGGGAAAACCGAAGGCTCCCGTGCAGCCCGCCCGCTGGGCCTGGGCCCGCAGATTGTTGCCGTAGTCGAAGACCACGCTGCCCGCCGCCTGGAAACCCAGCATGGCCTCCACGTGGACCCTCATGCTGTCCAGGGCGAGCCGGGCGGCCTCTTCCGGGGCCCGGTGGCGGAGCTCAAGGGTCTCAGCCAGCCCCAGGCCCAGAGGCACATAGCCATTGTATTCATCGTGGGCGCTGGTCTGGTCCGTCACCAGGTCCGGGCGCTCCCCCCGCCTGAGCAGCTTCGGAAGAAGCTCGGCGGCATTGCCCAGGAGCCCGAGGCTGAGGGGCCGCCCCCCTTCCACAGCTTCGTGGACCCGCCGGAGGGCCTCCTCCAGGTCCGCCGTCCAGGCGTCCAGGTAGCGGGTCTCCACCCGGCGCCGGATCCGCTCTTCATCGACCTCCACGCAGAGGGCCACCCCCTCGTTGAGCTTCACGGCCAGGGGCTGGCCGCCCCCCATGCCCCCGAGTCCGGAGGTGAGCACCCAGCGGCCCCGCAGGCTCCCGCCGAAGTGCTGCCGGGCGGCTTCGGCGAAGGTCTCGAAGGTGCCCTGGAGGATGCCCTGGGAGCCGATGTAGATCCACGATCCGGCAGTCATCTGCCCGAACATCATGAGCCCCTTGCGGTCCAGCTCCCGGAACTGCTCCCAGGTGGCCCAGCGGGGCACCAGGTTTGAGTTGGCCAGGAGTACCCGGGGGGCTTCGGCATAGGTCCGCACCACCCCCACCGGCTTGCCCGATTGGATGAGCAGCGTCTCCTGGTCTCCGAGGTGCTTGAGTTCCTTGACGATGGCATTGAAGCAGTCCCAGTTCCGGGCCGCCTTGCCGATGCCTCCGTAGACCACCAGGTCCTGGGGACGCTCGGCCACATCCGGGTCCAGGTTGTTCATGAGCATCCGGAGGGCGGCCTCCTGGACCCAGCCCCGGCAGTGGAGGTGGGTGCCGTGGGGGGCGCGGATCACAGGGAAATCCGATGCGGTCATGGCAGACTCCGGGCGGATGCCCCCAACGTAGGGTTCTCTGGCCGGAAGGGAAGGGGCTTTCAGGGCCTCCGGCGTTTCCCGAGGTGTTCCGCCAGCCAGCGCCCCAGGGGGCCGGAGGCCCGAAGGTCTGCCAGGGACCTGGCTGCCCGTTGCTCCCGGCGCTCCGGGGCCGTCAGGTCGTCCAAGGGTGCCTCGCCCCCATGGTGCCTGGGCTGCGCACAGCGGCGAAGCCTCTCCGGTCCCCGATTCATGACGATCGCAGGGATCGCTTGTGTCATAACATGAGGGTTACGGATCGTTCCTGAACCCCCTGGAGACCGCCGGATGCACCAGCCCTTCGTCCCCTCGAACCAGACCTTGAAGGAGTTCTCCTTCAGGGCCGTCTTCATCGGCCTGGTCATGTGCATCATCCTGGGGGCGGCCAATGCCTACCTGGGTCTGCGTGCAGGCATGACCATCGCCGCCACCTACCCGGCGGCGGTCATCGGCATGGCCCTCATCAAGCTCCTCAAGGGCACCATCCTGGAGGAGAACATCGCCCGGACCGTCGGCAGCATCGGCGAATCCGTGGCGGCGGGCGCCATCTTCACCATCCCAGCCTTCGTCATCAGCGGCATCTGGCCCAGGTTCTTCACCCCGGGGCACTACCTCACCTCGGCCTTCATCATGTTCGCCGGCGGTCTCATGGGCATCATGTTCGTGGCCCTGCTGCGCCGGGTGATGGTGGAGGATGCGGACCTGCCCTATCCCGAGTCCCTGGCCGCCGCCGAGATTCACAAGGCCGGACAGGGCGGGGGCGGGGGCACCAAGCTGCTCTTCGGTGCCATGGGCTTCGGCGCCCTGGTCCAGATCCTCAATCAGCTGAGCCTCTACAGCACCCACTGGGAGAAGTTCGTCACCTTCAAGGCCGCCTCCTTCAGCCTCATCGCCAAGGGCAAAGCGGCCCTGGCCAAGGGTGGGCTCCTGCTGAGCAACCCCGGCATCAGCCCCGCCTACATGGGGGTGGGCTACATCATCGGGCCCCAGCTGGGTGCCCTGAACTTCGCGGGTGGCCTCATCGCCTGGGGTCTGCTGGTGCCCATCATCACCTTCTTCCTGGCCCCCGGCACCATGCCCGCCGATGCCAGCACCGCCGACTGGATTGCCCTCTCCATCTCGGTGTGGAAGAACATCGTCCGTCCCATCGCCATTGGCGGCATGCTGGTGGGCGCCTGCACCACCCTCTACCGCATGCGCAAGAGCCTCATCACTGGCCTCAAGCGCTCCATCTCCGATGTGAAGAAGGCCGCCGTGGGTGAGCACACCATCGACCGGGTGAACAAGGACATCCCCTTCACCTGGATCCTGGCGGGCATCGCCTTCGCCGCCCTCTGCACCTTCCTCATCAGCCTCCTGATCTTCCACACCACCGTGCTGGTGGCCATCGTCGCCGCCCTGCTGGCCGTCATCCTCGGATTCTTTTTCGCCGCGGTGTCGGGTTACCTGGTGGGCATCATCGGGTCCTCCAACAACCCTATGTCCGGCCTGACCCTGACCGCCCTCGTCATCACCGCCCTGGTGATGGTGATCCTGGGGGTCAAGGGCCGTGAGGGTATCGCTGCCGTGCTCGGTGTGGCGGCCATCGTCTGCGTCAGCAGCGGCGTGGCGGGCGAAATGCTCCAGGACCTCAAGGCCGGCCACATCCTCGGTGGCACCCCCTGGCGCATGCAGCTGGGCGATGTCCTGGGTGTGGTCTTCTCCGCCGCCCTCCTCTTCCTGCCCCTGGTGGTCCTGCATGTGGGTGACATCAAGAAGAGCGCTGCCGACGAGCTCGCCAAGCGCGAGGCGGCCCAGGTCCAGGTGGTGAAGTACGAAGGCGCCCGCACGGACCTCAAGAAGGAATACACCCTCAACGAGGTCAAGGCCCTGGATCCCGACACCCAGAAGGAGGTGCTGAACCTGGACGCCGGTTTCGGCAGCCCCCGCCTCGCCGCCCCCCAGGCCGGCCTCATGGCCATGCTCAGCAAGGGCATCGTGGAGGGCCGCATGCCCTGGGCCCTCATCATCGTGGGCATGCTCATGGGCATCGGCTTCGTCCTGATGCAGGTCAAGAGCCCCATGCTGGTCTCGGTGGGGATGTATCTGCCCCTGGAGACCACCTTCGCCATCTTCATCGGCGGGCTGATCAAGGGCGTGGTGGAGCTCATCGGGAAGAAGCGCAACCTGAGCGAAGGCCAGAAGGTGCGGGTGGAGAACGCCGGAGTGCTGGTGGCCGCGGGACTCATCGCCGGTGAGGCCCTGGTGGGCCTGCTCTTCGCCAGCCTAGCCTTCTTCGAGGTCAACTACACCGTCTTCCGCAACCCCGGCATGTTCTTCATCAGCCTCATCATCCTCGCGGTGGTGGCCCTGATCCTCATCTTCATCCCCCTGCGGAACCCCGGGGCCGCCGACGCCCCCGCCCCCCCCAGGGCCGGCTGATGCAGCTCGACTGGACCCCCCTCCAGGCCCTCCCCTTCGAGGTCCTGGAGGACGGGCAGGTGGTGATCATCCGCCCCAAGTTCCTGAGTCCCCGCTGGAAGTGGCTCCAGAAGCGTCTGGGGCGCCCCAACTTCCGGGTGAAGCTGGATGCCAAGGGCGCCCTCATCTGGGGGCTCTGCGACGGCCATCACAGCATCCAGGCCATCTGCGACCAGGTCCGGGAGGCCCATGGCGAGGACCACACCACCGAGCGTACCGCATGGTTCATCCGGGAGCTCTACCAGGGCGGATTCGTGAAATAGGATGGCCTCACCCGGCACGATGCCCCGAAGGGCGGACGGCGTATGGCTGGATGACCGGATAGGTGCGCGAGAGCGGGTGTCGGGCGGCCTGACGGAGCCCGATAACGGACGGGCTGCAGCCCAAAAGCCAGCCAGCGGAGCTCGATTTCCCCATAGGCAAGATCGAGGCCCGCCCGCCCATCGGCTAGGCTCAACACCGGATTTCACGCGGCCGGAGAGCTAAAGGTGA
The sequence above is drawn from the uncultured Holophaga sp. genome and encodes:
- a CDS encoding PqqD family protein yields the protein MQLDWTPLQALPFEVLEDGQVVIIRPKFLSPRWKWLQKRLGRPNFRVKLDAKGALIWGLCDGHHSIQAICDQVREAHGEDHTTERTAWFIRELYQGGFVK
- a CDS encoding oligopeptide transporter, OPT family; amino-acid sequence: MHQPFVPSNQTLKEFSFRAVFIGLVMCIILGAANAYLGLRAGMTIAATYPAAVIGMALIKLLKGTILEENIARTVGSIGESVAAGAIFTIPAFVISGIWPRFFTPGHYLTSAFIMFAGGLMGIMFVALLRRVMVEDADLPYPESLAAAEIHKAGQGGGGGTKLLFGAMGFGALVQILNQLSLYSTHWEKFVTFKAASFSLIAKGKAALAKGGLLLSNPGISPAYMGVGYIIGPQLGALNFAGGLIAWGLLVPIITFFLAPGTMPADASTADWIALSISVWKNIVRPIAIGGMLVGACTTLYRMRKSLITGLKRSISDVKKAAVGEHTIDRVNKDIPFTWILAGIAFAALCTFLISLLIFHTTVLVAIVAALLAVILGFFFAAVSGYLVGIIGSSNNPMSGLTLTALVITALVMVILGVKGREGIAAVLGVAAIVCVSSGVAGEMLQDLKAGHILGGTPWRMQLGDVLGVVFSAALLFLPLVVLHVGDIKKSAADELAKREAAQVQVVKYEGARTDLKKEYTLNEVKALDPDTQKEVLNLDAGFGSPRLAAPQAGLMAMLSKGIVEGRMPWALIIVGMLMGIGFVLMQVKSPMLVSVGMYLPLETTFAIFIGGLIKGVVELIGKKRNLSEGQKVRVENAGVLVAAGLIAGEALVGLLFASLAFFEVNYTVFRNPGMFFISLIILAVVALILIFIPLRNPGAADAPAPPRAG
- the hutU gene encoding urocanate hydratase codes for the protein MTASDFPVIRAPHGTHLHCRGWVQEAALRMLMNNLDPDVAERPQDLVVYGGIGKAARNWDCFNAIVKELKHLGDQETLLIQSGKPVGVVRTYAEAPRVLLANSNLVPRWATWEQFRELDRKGLMMFGQMTAGSWIYIGSQGILQGTFETFAEAARQHFGGSLRGRWVLTSGLGGMGGGQPLAVKLNEGVALCVEVDEERIRRRVETRYLDAWTADLEEALRRVHEAVEGGRPLSLGLLGNAAELLPKLLRRGERPDLVTDQTSAHDEYNGYVPLGLGLAETLELRHRAPEEAARLALDSMRVHVEAMLGFQAAGSVVFDYGNNLRAQAQRAGCTGAFGFPGFVPAFIRPLFCRGTGPFRWVALSGDPADILATDEAVLELFPGRPGLSRWLEAARTQVAFQGLPARICWLGAGERHLAGLKFNEMVRTGRLKAPVVIGRDHLDAGSVASPHRETEAMKDGSDAVSDWPLLNALTAASSGASWVSIHQGGGVGMGYSQHAGLVVVADGTVRAEHCLNRALWNDPALGVYRHADAGYEEARACARELGLHLPMG